TGCATCGCCAAAACTTGTATTTAATTCAGGAAATACAAAACCAGCCATTGGCTGAGGGTCACTCCCTAAACTCCACTATAAACTCCACCCTGATTTACATAGGACAGGTGTGTGCACAGGTGTGTGTTTGAGGTTGAGTAGATAACTGGTGGCCGCCCTGCCAAACGGACAGTAATCAGAACAGACAGCAAGATTTTTACTGAAATCCTCACTTTTTTTTTATCGCCGTTTGTTGTACGTGACTCAAAAATGAATACGACTGAGTTTCAGCTGCCTCTGACTGAGTATGATTTCGAGCGTCACTTTGATGAGAGGTTTGCTATTGAATGGATGCAGGACAACTGGTAAAATCCGTGTTTGATTGGCTTATACATTTATATGTATTAATACACCTGCCACCACTGCTTGGAAGTCCAGTATAGATACATTTTTTGGTGTTTTGTTTCGTCTCTTTCAGGAAAACGTCGTTTTTATTCGGTGCTGTGTATGTAGTGCTAGTGTTTGGTGGGCAGCACTTCATgaaggaaagaaaaaaacttGATCTACGTAGAGTGTTAGTGCTGTGGTCTCTCAGTTTGGCCATTTTTAGGTAAGTAAAAACTATAGTGTTCTGTTTATAGAATATCAGACTCACCCCCTTAGACttcttttatttgtatacacaaACATGCACAATCTAAATGGGGACATTTTTATAGACTAATTGGTGTTTTTATATAGTTATAAATATTTTGACCTAACCCTGATAGAAAACAGCATTTACAGCTTTTACAgttgttaaaatgtttttataattttttttttttttttacacatgaaGATGGTCACAAAAGGTAGTTTTGTCAGGTTTAGCCCACTTCTGGATACAAATTTGTCCCTGCAAATATGCTTATGTGTAAGGGTTATTAATTTTAACTAAATGTAAAACAATAAAAGCattttattacttaaaataaaagttaaatcaaataaaatatataaaaacattaaacttgGTTCTCAACGCATTTAAAATGAAACTGCTTATTTCAATGTGACTGACTTTCATTTTCCAGCCTGTTACAATACTCAAAAACCAATCAAAGTGGTGTACTGAAGTCTTAAATGACTTGAGATGCTTCTTTGCATCTTGTGGCGTCACTGTGGTTTCACACCTCCTTGTAGTTTTACTTTGTTGTCGGATATTAAGTTACATAACATATGGTTGTACCAATAGGAAACAATATCTATTGTTCACTGTGAAAATGCTGTTTGAAACGTGAGCATTCCAAATGAGACATTTGTGAGATTTACCACTTCATGTTATTCTTAAATCTTCAGAGACTATTGTTTCAAATTGGCTTTGGTTTCACTTGGGTGGGGGAAGGTGTCTTAGCCCCATCTCAAAAGAGAACAGAAATGACAGCGAGCACAAAGTAACTGTTTGGCTGCTTGTATAAAGAACAATGGAATATTGTGATTGGGAGGCAGCAGTGACCCCTGGTCACATGCTTTTTAGATCTGCCACAGCAACTGGACTTTCACCACGTAGTGAATGTTTTGGTATTGATTTAACACAGAAACTGCCTGCTACCATAGTGATGTTTCTGTTTGACATGCCCAACATACAAgtcgtgtttttttttctttttttttttttttttttctcctccccCACCCGAGTTCACTAGAGGCCAGAATTGTTTATCATGAATACCGTTGTTTTACAGTTGTGTCTTTTCTCTTTCAGTATCATTGGGGCGGTGAGGACTGGGTGCTTCATGTTGTACATGCTCACAACCAATGGCTTTAAACAGTCTGTCTGCGATCAGAGCTTCTACTATGGACCGATAAGCAAGTTCTGGGCTTGTGCCTTTGTGCTGAGCAAGGCTCCAGAGCTAGGTGAGCCTTttcttattcatttattttgggATAAAAATACCAAAAATGACTATTCTGTCATTTGTTTACCCTCaccttgttccaaacctgcactcttaaaaatgaaggttctttattggcatctgttGTTCCCTGAAGAACTTTCAACATTAATGGATCATTTTTATCAGACAAAAGGTTTTTTAGTGGAAAAAGGTTTTTTTAGAACATTTCACACGAAGGCTCTGTTTACGTCAGTgctttttagttttaaaatggggttttaaaatgaaaacgataATACACTGCCATTTTCACTGATTGAAGACTTACTTAACTTACTAACTTGGATCACATTAACCTTAATAATAAATCCCATTATAGCCTTGATGTCATTGAATTTCAGTGAAAGTTGTACAACAATCAGTCGCCACTTACGGGTACCATAGGAATGAATGAGAAGTGCCGTAAGCTGAATTCCACCTGTTGCAAAAAGTCAGTGACTTCTCccataaaacagcattttttttttgtggtaaagTCTAAACTAAAAATAGTTCAATCCAAAAGTATTGTTTGgcataaaacatgttgaagattagcaGATAGGCTGTCGATTCATTAAATAAGCCGTTTCCTCTAAAAATCTGGGTCTgtgttcacaaaacattttatcttgccaccaagagttctcctaaatagcagtaagagttttcttttaaaacctattaacaaagatgctgagacaaacttttattaaggaatagagagaagtcttaagatAAGAGTAAGGGTTGGGTTGGCCTCATTGCTAtgaatgatgtcagcatgcttattaactatgcacatagtgattggctgatagggaggAGTCTCTTtcagagatttgttcatagaaatattgtagagtgcgattatgttgccatattcaaattaagtttttaaaatgGAGTCCCTAATTAAACAATTGTCAGCCTTTTACATGTGCTTttcataaacaattagctgatatgcatataaacagcctttctATTAACAAAATAGAATAATCATAAGTCTTATTTCTGTAATTTAATTAGTTACTAACCTAATTACTGAACTCAATACTGTGTATAGACTGTAGAACATTTATATACAATACAATAGTGGATTTAACATCAAAATTTTAAGTCTAACCATTAAATGCTTGCTTTTTATGTACTCTTCTCACTTTAAATACTTTGAGGTAATAAGAATATTGGTAACTCTTTAGTGTCCAATTTTCACGATTAACTAGTTGACTATTAGCATGAATATTACTGAAATATTGGCTGTTACACAATAAGCACATCTTAATGTCTTATTCTGCAAGACTTTTTTCTAAATCCTTAATCCCAAttcataaatttaaataaatataagcaGTAATTAGGAGTATATTGAGGCAAAAGTTCATAGTTAATAAATGGTCAGAATTGGACCCTAATCTAACCAGAATAATTTATGTAGTTATCTATTATTTATGAAGAAATTAAAAGTACTGTTTAATGCATATCCTTGTATCATGAACTTGTCAAGGTTGATATAGGATTTAGAAAGTAATTAGTAATCagtaaattgtgttttttttttttttttttttttttttttttttttggaaagagtAATTTGTACAGTAATCTAATTACACTGTTAAAGTTATTACTAACTAGTAATTACTTTTTTAGATTAACTAGCCCAACACTGGTAGTaagtatttaaatactttttgaaGAGAGTAATATGTACAATCTAATTACTGTTGAAgatataattactttttttttttttttagagtggcAATGGAtgtaagtgtaggcttaaaccaaatgtcgtaccatcgattttccccacaagaAGACTAAATGCCCCAGAATATTGACTGAAAtctgcgctgagaaactccttcagtggctgcagcatcataagcatcagcatgtttacttcctgccaggatggcatctagcatttcttgtctctgctgtttatAAGCTCTTTCAGGAGCTGTGCTCTACTAAAAAGCCTCAAATCCATCAGGGCTAAAgtagagagaacaaagacgctggtctttgggaagttttattcattcacaggcatcttcccattctgtGCTCTTTTTCTTATCACTATAGGAAAAGCAGTGGAGACTtgcatcacttctcttgttgcccttcgactgaaaattacaaccaaaagccgctcAATGTGGCATCATTTGGCCTTTTATTTactgagttgtgttgtggtaaaaatagcaacaggtagtgacACTAGCTCACTAAGTgtaaccatttcacatcattgaaataatgATGCTCCCATACTCAAATATGTTTAAAACGATTTAAATAACGCCTTTCATGGGTTTTCTTagttatattaagccatgcaaGTCTTAATAATCAGGGTTCCCTTTAAGTGTGTGTATGACATTCTTTTTGTTgtaatgaaagtcagtggggttcaAAACAACATTGGACATCACTGACTTTTACTGCATGAGTAAATAAAGACCACTTCTGTAGCTAAATGTtgatacaattttcatttttagcttATTTAACCCTTTAATTGTTTGTAATTTTGCCAAATAATTTTGCACTTGTATTCTAACACACCCTCACTTTTTCAGGAGACACCATGTTCATCGTCTTGCGCAAGCAGCGGCTGATCTTCCTGCACTGGTATCATCACATCACCGTGCTGGTCTACTCCTGGTATTCCTACAAAGACCAAGTCGCCGGTGGTGGTTGGTTCATGACCATGAATTACACCGTGCATGCGTTCATGTACAGCTACTACGCTGCTCGAGCTGCTGGACTCCGTGTGCCGAGACCCTGCGCCATCATCATCACTTCCTCCCAGATTGCTCAGATGGCCATGGGGCTGGCAGTAAGTGCACTAGTGTACCGATGGATGCAAGATGGGGATTGCCCTTCTTACATAGATAACATAGTGTGGGCTTCACTCATGTATCTCAGCTATCTGCTCCTCTTCACCTCTTTCTTTTATCAGTCTTACGTGAAGGGTTCGAAACCCACAGGCATCAAAACTGAGTAATATGCAGCCCTGAACTTTCAGTTTGAATGTGTGATTTTATTTCTGATGGTTTGCCTTGTTCaaatacaaattatttatttaatgttttaaagcaaGGTGAACAAAGATGTGTGTTTTCTTTTAAACTGTAGCCAGCTGTGTCTCATGCTTTGAGGGACATTATTTTCAAGTTGGTATTAGCTGAGCAAAACGCATTTAAATACAACTCTAGATTTTGCTGTTGAGACATTTTTGGAGGCTGATTTAAATCCTATGGGTTTCTATGACTTTCCCCCCCCAACAGTTTCTAATCTTCAAAAGTCCTTTGCCGACTTGATAACAAGGCCTGAACCCAGCTAAAACATATGGTGTGTGTTGTAGCATGTGCCAAAATCCTTGTAATCTTACTTGCAGTCAAAGAACAAGTGAGTGATTTGTCAACTTGAACTTTGTTTTAATTTGGCAACCCTTTCTAAATTTCATCCATTCTGTACAAGCTCTCTTGGGTGTGTAGGCATTGCTGCATACTAGTTCAGTGTTTTCATGATGTCACAGAAACTTGAATTATCTGTGCTGACTGGTTGGACAGGTTTCCAGCCATTTAAATTGGCCATTTTTGGCTGGAATTTTCTGGAAGGACGACACCCATGTTCTCTCATTCTGAGCATGTTTCTGTCATGAGTTCACTGCAGCTTTCATTCACTGACGAAACAGTATGTAAAACCAGCTGAGGAATGATTGATGTTAGACTCTCACCTTTGATTAACCCATGAGTGGAGTTAGAATGAAATTGTTCCTTTCTGGTTTTGTGGCTGTGCTGAGTACTGGATTGGTGTTTGACAGAACTGTTAACTGTCCCTATCATGGTGTTTGTTACTTGAGTCATTAATTTAATGCACggttgtatttatgtatttatcttGTATATCACAGTCACGTAATTCATTTTATGGTTTTGGGAGtatttatttttccactgaaattacAATGATAAGGTTTCCATCTAAATGATCATTTAAATAGTGTGTTATGTGATAGAGAACAATCCTTTGAGATATTCAGTGgaattatgatttaacataataTAATCTGAAATGATGCTGCTACCGTCCAGGATTTGTGTTGTCTGCTTCTGGTCTGTTCTCTGGTCTCTCCTGTCTATTCCTGTTTAAGACTGTGAAAGACTTTGTCTACCTTTGTATATTTCAATTTTAAAGGACATTTTGGTTAAAAGTGACTGAAAATGCCTTGTCTTAAAATATATTGGACATTGCAGCCATTTAATGGCAAAGTTGAATGTAGTAGCACTAGCCTACATTATAAGGGATAGTTtacaatttgtatatttttaaaagGAGAAAAATGTGATGTAATAAAGGTGCAGAATGTAAATATTTCTTTCCTACCATTCATCTGTACAAGTTCTTACCTGATATGAAGTGATTATGATTAATTTATTTTCcttattaaataaaactgtttctGTAGTTTTGTGTGTGTATCATTCTTTTTATAGATTGTTAGCGGACTGGTTTTTCTGAGAAGAGCTGGCATATCTTATGCATTAACGCATGCATACTTTTGTTAACAGGAAGTTCACATATTTCCTGCTCTGTGATGGATTGTAAAACTAGATGTAGGTTGGTGTCTCTTTTCCCCCCTT
Above is a genomic segment from Garra rufa chromosome 2, GarRuf1.0, whole genome shotgun sequence containing:
- the elovl6l gene encoding elongation of very long chain fatty acids protein 6-like, with amino-acid sequence MNTTEFQLPLTEYDFERHFDERFAIEWMQDNWKTSFLFGAVYVVLVFGGQHFMKERKKLDLRRVLVLWSLSLAIFSIIGAVRTGCFMLYMLTTNGFKQSVCDQSFYYGPISKFWACAFVLSKAPELGDTMFIVLRKQRLIFLHWYHHITVLVYSWYSYKDQVAGGGWFMTMNYTVHAFMYSYYAARAAGLRVPRPCAIIITSSQIAQMAMGLAVSALVYRWMQDGDCPSYIDNIVWASLMYLSYLLLFTSFFYQSYVKGSKPTGIKTE